One genomic window of Pseudomonas chlororaphis subsp. piscium includes the following:
- the thiE gene encoding thiamine phosphate synthase, translating into MKLRGLYAITDSQLLAGKFLQYVEAALDGGVTLLQYRDKSSDEARRLREAEALHSLCERYKTQLIINDDAELAARIGVGVHLGQTDGPLTPARALLGRQAIIGSTCHAQLELAEQAAKEGASYVAFGRFFNSNTKPGAPMANLELLDQARARLHLPICAIGGITLENAAPLVAHGVDLLAVVHGLFGADSVQEVTRRARAFNTLF; encoded by the coding sequence ATGAAACTACGTGGCCTGTATGCCATTACCGACAGCCAACTGTTGGCCGGCAAGTTCCTGCAGTACGTGGAGGCGGCGCTCGACGGTGGCGTGACCCTCCTGCAATACCGCGACAAGAGCAGCGACGAGGCTCGCCGCCTGCGCGAAGCCGAAGCCCTGCACAGCTTGTGCGAGCGCTACAAGACCCAACTGATCATCAACGACGACGCCGAATTGGCCGCGCGCATCGGCGTCGGCGTGCACCTGGGCCAGACCGACGGTCCGCTAACTCCAGCCCGCGCCCTGCTTGGCCGCCAGGCGATCATCGGCTCGACCTGTCACGCCCAGCTGGAGCTGGCCGAACAAGCCGCCAAGGAAGGCGCCAGCTATGTCGCCTTCGGTCGCTTCTTCAATTCCAACACCAAGCCCGGCGCACCGATGGCCAACCTGGAACTGCTGGACCAGGCCCGCGCCAGGCTGCACCTGCCGATCTGCGCGATCGGCGGCATCACCCTGGAGAACGCCGCACCGCTGGTCGCCCATGGCGTCGACCTGCTGGCCGTGGTCCATGGCCTGTTCGGCGCCGACAGCGTCCAGGAAGTGACCCGCCGCGCCCGCGCCTTCAACACCCTCTTCTAA
- the hemL gene encoding glutamate-1-semialdehyde 2,1-aminomutase encodes MSRSETLFANAQKHIPGGVNSPVRAFKSVGGTPLFFKHAEGAYVTDEDDKRYVDYVGSWGPMILGHSHPDVLDAVRKQLEHGLSYGAPTAMETEMADLVCSIVPSMEMVRMVSSGTEATMSAIRLARGFTGRDSIIKFEGCYHGHSDSLLVKAGSGALTQGVPSSAGVPAAFAKHTLTLPFNDIDAVEKMLAEVGQEVACIIVEPVAGNMNCVPPAPGFLEGLRSLCDKHGVVLIFDEVMTGFRVALGGAQAHYGVTPDLSTFGKIIGGGMPVGCFGGKRQIMEHIAPLGPVYQAGTLSGNPLAMAAGLTTLRLISRPGFHAELSDYTSRLLDGLQQRADAAGIPFVTTQAGGMFGLYFSGADNIVTFDDVMASDANLFKRFFHLMLEGGVYLAPSAFEAGFTSIAHGDAELKLTLDAAERAFAALK; translated from the coding sequence ATGTCTCGTTCCGAAACCCTGTTTGCCAATGCCCAGAAACACATCCCCGGTGGCGTGAACTCGCCCGTGCGTGCGTTCAAGAGCGTGGGCGGCACACCGCTGTTCTTCAAGCACGCCGAAGGCGCCTACGTCACCGACGAAGACGACAAGCGCTATGTGGACTACGTTGGCTCCTGGGGGCCGATGATCCTCGGCCACAGCCACCCGGACGTGCTGGACGCGGTGCGCAAACAGCTGGAACACGGTCTGTCCTATGGCGCCCCGACCGCCATGGAAACCGAAATGGCCGACCTGGTCTGCTCCATCGTGCCGTCGATGGAAATGGTGCGCATGGTCAGCTCCGGCACCGAAGCGACCATGAGCGCGATCCGCCTGGCCCGTGGTTTCACCGGCCGCGACAGCATCATCAAGTTCGAAGGCTGCTACCACGGCCACTCCGACAGCCTGCTGGTCAAGGCCGGCTCCGGCGCGCTGACCCAGGGCGTGCCTAGCTCGGCCGGCGTACCGGCGGCCTTCGCCAAACACACCCTGACCCTGCCGTTCAACGACATCGACGCGGTCGAGAAGATGCTCGCCGAAGTCGGCCAGGAAGTGGCCTGCATCATCGTCGAGCCCGTGGCCGGCAACATGAACTGCGTGCCACCGGCCCCGGGTTTTCTCGAAGGCCTGCGCAGCCTGTGCGACAAGCACGGCGTGGTGCTGATCTTCGACGAAGTGATGACCGGTTTCCGCGTCGCCCTGGGCGGCGCCCAGGCGCACTACGGGGTGACCCCGGACCTGTCCACCTTCGGCAAGATCATCGGCGGCGGCATGCCGGTGGGCTGCTTCGGCGGCAAACGCCAGATCATGGAACACATCGCGCCGCTGGGCCCGGTCTACCAGGCCGGCACCCTGTCGGGCAACCCGCTGGCCATGGCCGCCGGCCTGACCACCCTGCGCCTGATCAGCCGCCCGGGCTTCCACGCCGAGCTGAGCGACTACACCAGCCGCCTGCTCGACGGCCTGCAGCAACGCGCTGACGCCGCCGGCATCCCGTTCGTGACCACCCAGGCGGGCGGCATGTTCGGCCTGTACTTCAGCGGCGCCGACAACATCGTCACCTTCGACGACGTAATGGCCAGCGATGCCAATCTGTTCAAACGCTTCTTCCACCTGATGCTCGAAGGCGGTGTCTACCTGGCCCCGAGTGCCTTCGAAGCCGGCTTCACCTCGATCGCCCACGGTGACGCCGAGCTGAAGCTGACCCTGGACGCGGCCGAACGCGCTTTCGCCGCCCTGAAATAA
- a CDS encoding tetratricopeptide repeat protein, with translation MNRTGRALALGCLLLLQPLLAHAQAGGNSLLIPAMGRCTLNTQSQDLSEALTVCQKAADEGDAQAQYELGEFYYEGKNTPRDLNQALSYFEKASLQGHAQAQFKLGTMFFHGEGVPANNVQAYIVLKMAAVNGAEEALDTADEVAEHMQRDELEVATQVLGQIFRKYLMELQSADGRSPFSPLP, from the coding sequence ATGAACCGCACCGGCCGCGCCCTTGCACTGGGCTGCCTGTTGCTCCTTCAGCCCCTGCTCGCGCACGCACAAGCAGGCGGCAACTCGTTGTTGATCCCAGCGATGGGTCGCTGCACCCTCAATACTCAGTCACAAGATCTGTCCGAGGCCCTGACGGTCTGCCAGAAGGCGGCTGACGAAGGGGATGCGCAAGCGCAATACGAGTTGGGCGAGTTCTACTACGAAGGTAAAAATACCCCGCGCGATCTCAATCAGGCCCTCAGCTACTTTGAAAAGGCCTCGCTGCAAGGCCACGCCCAGGCGCAATTCAAGCTCGGCACCATGTTTTTCCACGGCGAAGGCGTACCGGCCAACAACGTTCAGGCCTATATCGTGCTGAAGATGGCGGCGGTCAATGGCGCCGAAGAGGCACTGGACACGGCCGACGAAGTGGCCGAGCACATGCAGCGCGACGAGCTGGAAGTCGCCACCCAGGTGCTGGGGCAGATTTTCCGCAAATACCTGATGGAATTGCAGAGCGCCGACGGGCGTTCGCCCTTCTCACCCCTGCCTTGA
- a CDS encoding DUF1820 family protein, with translation MTKREAPIYKVIFLNQGQVFEMYAKQIYQSDLWGFLEVEEFVFGERTQVVVDPSEEKLKAQFEGVVRSFVPMHSIVRIDEVERLGTPKISEARGVSNVMPFPMPMPEK, from the coding sequence ATGACCAAACGTGAAGCTCCAATCTACAAGGTGATTTTCCTCAACCAGGGACAGGTGTTCGAAATGTACGCCAAGCAGATCTATCAAAGTGATCTGTGGGGTTTCCTGGAGGTGGAAGAGTTCGTCTTTGGCGAGCGCACGCAAGTGGTCGTCGATCCGAGCGAAGAGAAGCTCAAGGCCCAGTTCGAAGGCGTGGTGCGCAGCTTTGTGCCGATGCATTCGATCGTGCGCATCGATGAGGTCGAGCGCCTGGGTACGCCGAAGATCAGCGAGGCGCGTGGCGTGAGCAACGTCATGCCGTTTCCGATGCCGATGCCTGAGAAGTAA
- the miaB gene encoding tRNA (N6-isopentenyl adenosine(37)-C2)-methylthiotransferase MiaB, whose protein sequence is MAKKLYIETHGCQMNEYDSSRMVDLLGEHQALEVTARAEDADVILLNTCSIRERAQDRVYSQLGRWRELKLANPEMVIAVGGCVASQEGAAIRDRAPYVDVVFGPQTLHRLPEMIDAARSSKLPQVDVSFPEIEKFDHLPEPRIDGPSAYVSVMEGCSKYCTFCVVPYTRGEEVSRPFDDVISEIIHLAENGVREVTLLGQNVNGYRGQTHDGRLADLAELIRVVAAVDGIERIRYTTSHPLEFSDSLIQAHAEVPELVKHLHLPVQSGSDRILAAMKRNHTALEYKSKLRKLRAAVPGICISSDFIVGFPGETEKDFEQTMKLIEDVGFDFSYSFVYSQRPGTPAADLADDTPEELKKERLNALQHRLNQQGFEISRQMVGSIQRILVTDYSKKDPGELQGRTENNRIVNFRCDNPTLIGQFADVHIDSAQPHSLRGSLLQ, encoded by the coding sequence ATGGCCAAGAAGCTTTACATAGAAACCCACGGTTGCCAGATGAACGAGTACGACAGCTCGCGCATGGTCGATCTGCTGGGTGAACACCAGGCCCTGGAAGTCACCGCCCGCGCCGAAGACGCGGACGTCATTCTGCTCAACACCTGCTCGATCCGCGAACGGGCCCAGGACCGGGTGTACTCCCAACTGGGGCGCTGGCGCGAGCTGAAGCTGGCCAACCCGGAAATGGTCATCGCCGTCGGCGGTTGCGTGGCCAGCCAGGAAGGCGCGGCCATCCGTGACCGGGCGCCGTACGTCGACGTGGTCTTCGGCCCGCAGACCCTGCACCGCCTGCCGGAAATGATCGATGCCGCCCGCAGCAGCAAGCTGCCGCAGGTCGACGTCTCGTTCCCGGAAATCGAAAAATTCGACCATCTGCCAGAGCCGCGCATCGACGGCCCGAGTGCCTATGTTTCGGTAATGGAAGGCTGCAGCAAGTACTGCACCTTCTGCGTGGTGCCTTACACCCGTGGCGAGGAAGTCAGCCGGCCGTTCGACGACGTGATCTCCGAAATCATCCACCTGGCGGAAAACGGCGTGCGCGAAGTCACCCTGCTGGGGCAGAACGTCAACGGCTACCGTGGCCAGACCCATGATGGCCGCCTGGCCGACCTCGCCGAACTGATCCGCGTGGTCGCGGCGGTCGATGGCATCGAGCGCATCCGCTACACCACCTCCCATCCGCTGGAGTTCTCCGACAGCCTGATCCAGGCCCACGCCGAAGTGCCGGAACTGGTGAAACACCTGCACTTGCCAGTGCAGTCGGGCTCCGACCGGATTCTCGCAGCCATGAAGCGCAACCACACAGCGCTGGAATACAAATCCAAGCTGCGCAAACTGCGCGCCGCCGTGCCGGGCATTTGCATCAGCTCGGACTTCATCGTCGGTTTCCCCGGCGAGACCGAAAAAGACTTCGAACAGACCATGAAGCTGATCGAAGACGTCGGCTTCGACTTCTCCTATTCGTTCGTCTACAGCCAACGTCCGGGCACCCCAGCGGCCGATCTGGCGGACGACACCCCGGAAGAGTTGAAAAAGGAACGCCTGAACGCCCTGCAACACCGGCTGAATCAACAAGGGTTCGAAATCAGCCGACAGATGGTCGGCTCGATCCAGCGCATCCTGGTCACCGACTACTCGAAGAAAGACCCGGGCGAACTGCAGGGGCGGACCGAGAACAACCGTATCGTCAACTTCCGCTGCGACAATCCCACGCTGATCGGTCAATTTGCCGATGTGCACATCGACTCCGCCCAGCCTCACTCGCTGCGCGGATCGCTGCTGCAATAA
- a CDS encoding PhoH family protein, translating into MNAPIEPHRFILEPFEARRFANLCGQFDEHLRLIEQRLTIEIRNRGNQFELIGEPKHTTSAENLLRRLYRETKGTELSPDMVHLFLQESAVEELNNHPVAEAAVALRTKKGMIRPRGLNQQRYVKEILGNDINFGIGPAGTGKTYLAVACAVDALEREQVRRILLVRPAVEAGEKLGFLPGDLAQKIDPYLRPLYDALYEMLGFEHVAKLIERQVIEIAPLAYMRGRTLNNSFIILDESQNTTVEQMKMFLTRIGFGSTAVITGDITQVDLPKGTKSGLAHVINVLKDVPGISFTHFMPKDVVRHPLVQRIVEAYERFEQRVADESAQSAAEKGNRHDA; encoded by the coding sequence TTGAACGCACCCATAGAACCACATCGTTTCATCCTCGAGCCCTTTGAGGCTCGCCGCTTCGCCAATCTGTGCGGGCAATTCGACGAGCATTTGCGCTTGATCGAGCAGCGCCTGACCATCGAGATCCGCAACCGCGGCAATCAGTTCGAACTGATCGGCGAACCCAAGCACACCACCTCCGCGGAAAACCTCCTGCGCCGCCTGTACCGGGAAACCAAGGGTACCGAGCTGTCGCCGGACATGGTGCACCTGTTCCTCCAGGAATCCGCTGTCGAAGAACTGAACAATCACCCAGTCGCCGAAGCGGCCGTGGCCCTGCGCACCAAAAAAGGCATGATTCGCCCACGCGGCTTGAATCAGCAGCGCTACGTCAAGGAAATCCTCGGCAACGACATCAACTTCGGCATCGGCCCGGCCGGTACCGGCAAGACCTACCTGGCCGTGGCCTGTGCGGTAGACGCACTGGAGCGCGAACAGGTACGGCGTATCCTGCTGGTGCGTCCAGCGGTCGAAGCCGGCGAAAAGCTCGGCTTCCTGCCTGGCGACCTGGCCCAGAAGATCGACCCGTACCTGCGCCCGTTGTATGACGCGCTGTATGAAATGCTCGGCTTCGAACACGTCGCCAAGCTGATCGAGCGCCAGGTCATCGAGATTGCTCCGCTGGCCTACATGCGCGGCCGTACGCTGAACAACAGTTTCATCATCCTCGACGAAAGCCAGAACACCACAGTCGAGCAGATGAAGATGTTCCTGACCCGGATCGGCTTCGGCTCCACCGCCGTGATCACGGGCGACATCACCCAGGTCGACCTGCCCAAGGGCACCAAGTCCGGCCTGGCCCACGTGATCAACGTACTCAAGGACGTCCCGGGCATCAGCTTCACTCACTTCATGCCCAAGGACGTGGTGCGCCATCCGCTGGTGCAACGCATCGTCGAAGCCTACGAGCGCTTCGAGCAGCGCGTGGCCGACGAGTCCGCCCAGTCCGCCGCGGAAAAAGGCAATCGCCACGATGCTTGA
- the ybeY gene encoding rRNA maturation RNase YbeY, producing the protein MLELDLQLASDKPAPSEALFRQWCELALLQRTADSELTIRLVDEPEGRELNRTWRQKDYATNVLSFPADVPDELLDIPLLGDLVICVEVVEREAAEQGKDLQAHWAHLVIHGCLHLLGYDHIDDDEAEEMEALERTLLAELGHPDPYADDETEEHPSVTTKDLE; encoded by the coding sequence ATGCTTGAGCTTGATCTGCAACTGGCAAGCGACAAGCCTGCTCCCAGCGAAGCCCTGTTCCGCCAATGGTGTGAGCTGGCCCTGCTCCAGCGCACGGCCGACTCGGAACTGACCATACGCTTGGTGGACGAGCCCGAAGGCCGCGAACTGAACCGCACCTGGCGGCAGAAGGACTACGCTACCAACGTACTGTCGTTCCCCGCCGACGTGCCGGACGAGCTGCTGGACATTCCATTGCTCGGCGACCTGGTGATCTGCGTCGAAGTAGTCGAGCGCGAAGCCGCCGAACAAGGCAAGGACCTCCAGGCCCACTGGGCCCATCTGGTGATTCACGGCTGCTTGCATCTATTGGGTTACGACCACATAGATGACGACGAAGCCGAAGAAATGGAAGCACTGGAACGAACGTTGCTTGCAGAACTGGGTCATCCCGACCCTTATGCGGACGACGAAACCGAAGAACATCCATCTGTAACAACCAAGGATTTAGAGTAA
- a CDS encoding HlyC/CorC family transporter — MSEDRSSSGQKSWLGKLTQAFAHEPKNRQELLELLREAHQNKLLDSEALAIVEGAIQVADLQVRDIMVPRSQMISIKATQTPREFLPSVLDSAHSRYPVIGESHDDVMGVLLAKDLLPLILKENGDSFNIKDLLRPATFVPESKRLNVLLREFRANHNHMAIVIDEYGGVAGLVTIEDVLEQIVGDIEDEHDVEEDSYIKPLPSGDFLIKALTPIENFNEFFDSEFSDDEFDTVGGLVMSAFGHLPKRNEITEIGAYRFRILNADSRRIHLLRLTPIPR, encoded by the coding sequence ATGAGCGAAGACCGATCGAGCAGCGGGCAAAAGTCGTGGCTGGGTAAACTGACCCAGGCTTTTGCCCATGAGCCGAAAAACCGCCAGGAGCTGCTGGAGCTGCTGCGCGAAGCCCATCAGAACAAGTTGCTGGACAGCGAAGCGCTGGCCATCGTCGAAGGCGCCATCCAGGTCGCTGACCTGCAGGTACGGGACATCATGGTTCCGCGCTCGCAGATGATCAGCATCAAGGCGACCCAGACTCCCCGCGAATTCCTGCCGTCCGTCCTCGATTCCGCGCACTCGCGTTATCCGGTGATCGGCGAAAGCCATGACGACGTCATGGGTGTTCTGCTGGCCAAGGACCTGCTGCCGCTGATCCTCAAGGAGAACGGCGACAGCTTCAACATCAAGGATCTGCTGCGCCCGGCGACCTTCGTGCCCGAGTCCAAGCGCCTGAACGTGCTGCTGCGCGAGTTCCGCGCTAACCACAACCACATGGCCATCGTCATCGACGAATACGGCGGCGTGGCGGGGCTGGTGACCATCGAAGACGTGCTGGAACAGATCGTCGGCGACATCGAAGACGAGCACGACGTCGAGGAAGACAGCTACATCAAGCCGCTGCCGAGCGGCGATTTCCTGATCAAGGCGCTGACGCCGATCGAGAACTTCAACGAGTTCTTCGACAGCGAGTTCTCCGACGACGAGTTCGACACCGTCGGCGGCCTGGTGATGAGCGCGTTCGGGCACCTGCCTAAACGCAACGAAATCACCGAAATCGGTGCCTATCGCTTCCGTATCCTGAATGCCGACAGCCGTCGGATTCATCTGCTGCGACTAACGCCTATCCCCCGCTAA
- the lnt gene encoding apolipoprotein N-acyltransferase yields the protein MLRLTRPGWPGNLLAMAAGAITTLALAPYDIWPLALLAVGFFYAGLRELSPRQALWRGWCFGFGLFAAGTSWIYVSIHTYGGASVLLASLLMLAFIAAIAFFFALPAWLWARWLRRNEAPLADALAFAALWVGQEAFRGWFLTGFPWLYSGYSQLDGPLAGLAPLGGMWLISFTLALTAALLYNLPGLVRAGRKGFIAAGLVLLVAPWVIGITLKGHAWTSPSGEPLTVAAIQGNIEQSLKWDPAQLNSQLALYRDMSFSSKRVDLLVWPETAVPVLKESAEGYLNMMGNFAADRHSALITGVPIRQEVHHQKRYFNGITVVGEGDGEYLKQKLVPFGEYVPLQDLLRGLIAFFDLPMSDFARGPADQPLLQAKGYQIAPFICYEVVYPEFAAGLSARSDLLLTISNDTWFGTSIGPLQHLQMAQMRALEAGRWMIRATNNGVTGLIDPFGKITVQIPQFERGILYGEVVPMHNLTPYLQWRSWPLIIVSVLLFGWALLASRIAKTI from the coding sequence ATGCTGCGCTTAACCCGCCCCGGCTGGCCCGGTAACCTGCTGGCCATGGCGGCTGGCGCAATCACCACCCTGGCCCTGGCGCCGTACGACATCTGGCCGCTGGCACTGCTGGCGGTTGGCTTCTTTTATGCCGGCCTGCGCGAGCTGAGCCCGCGTCAGGCGCTGTGGCGCGGCTGGTGTTTCGGCTTCGGCCTGTTTGCCGCCGGCACCAGCTGGATCTACGTCAGCATCCATACCTACGGTGGCGCCTCGGTGCTGCTGGCCAGCTTGCTGATGCTGGCCTTCATTGCCGCCATCGCGTTCTTTTTCGCCCTGCCGGCCTGGCTCTGGGCACGCTGGCTGCGCCGCAATGAGGCGCCCCTCGCCGATGCCCTGGCCTTCGCTGCCCTCTGGGTGGGCCAGGAAGCCTTCCGCGGCTGGTTCCTGACGGGTTTCCCCTGGCTCTACTCCGGCTACAGTCAGCTCGACGGCCCTCTGGCTGGCCTGGCCCCGCTGGGTGGCATGTGGCTGATTTCCTTTACCCTGGCGCTGACCGCCGCCCTGCTCTACAACCTGCCCGGCCTGGTCCGCGCCGGACGCAAAGGTTTTATCGCCGCCGGCCTGGTGCTCCTGGTCGCCCCCTGGGTGATCGGCATCACGCTCAAGGGACATGCCTGGACCAGTCCATCGGGCGAACCGCTGACCGTGGCGGCGATCCAGGGCAATATCGAACAGAGCCTGAAATGGGACCCCGCGCAACTCAACTCCCAGCTGGCGCTGTACCGCGACATGAGTTTCAGCTCCAAGCGCGTGGACCTGCTGGTGTGGCCGGAAACCGCGGTGCCCGTGCTCAAGGAGTCGGCCGAAGGTTATCTGAACATGATGGGCAACTTCGCCGCCGACCGGCATTCGGCGCTGATCACCGGCGTACCGATCCGCCAGGAAGTGCACCACCAGAAACGCTACTTCAACGGCATTACCGTGGTTGGCGAAGGCGATGGCGAGTACCTCAAGCAGAAGCTCGTGCCATTCGGTGAGTACGTGCCCCTGCAAGACCTGTTGCGCGGCCTGATCGCGTTCTTCGACCTGCCCATGTCGGATTTCGCCCGTGGCCCTGCCGACCAGCCTTTGCTGCAAGCCAAGGGCTACCAGATTGCGCCGTTCATCTGCTACGAGGTGGTTTACCCGGAATTCGCCGCCGGCCTGTCAGCCCGTAGCGACCTGCTGCTGACCATCAGCAACGACACCTGGTTCGGCACTTCGATCGGCCCGCTGCAACATTTGCAGATGGCCCAGATGCGTGCCCTGGAAGCCGGCCGCTGGATGATCCGCGCCACCAACAACGGGGTGACCGGCCTGATCGATCCATTCGGCAAGATCACCGTGCAGATTCCACAGTTCGAACGCGGGATCCTGTACGGCGAAGTGGTGCCGATGCACAACCTGACACCTTACCTGCAGTGGCGCTCGTGGCCACTGATCATTGTGAGCGTCTTGCTATTCGGCTGGGCCCTGCTGGCCAGCCGGATCGCCAAGACCATCTGA
- a CDS encoding YdcF family protein encodes MPFRYFVKQLLLPPGLLLLLLLFAWWFRRSRPRLAGACFALGLGGFWLMSLPVMVEWGASALETEPALTQSQWLTLAEQADAIVVLGSGRERGDPAWGSDQPTGVGLERQRYAARLAKASGLPILTSGGLHYGTPPTEAALMAESLLNDFDVKVRWQEGRSRTTWENAQFTAQVLEPQGVKRIVLVTQAWHMQRAVWSFEQAGFTVVPAPVGFLGVDNARPLGGWMPEFKSIWQSGQLLNEAVGLVGYKLFYRGED; translated from the coding sequence ATGCCTTTTCGTTATTTCGTCAAACAACTGCTCCTGCCGCCAGGCCTTCTGTTGCTGCTGCTTCTGTTCGCCTGGTGGTTTCGTCGCTCTAGGCCGCGATTGGCCGGTGCGTGCTTTGCTCTCGGACTGGGCGGGTTCTGGCTGATGAGCCTGCCTGTGATGGTGGAGTGGGGCGCCAGTGCCCTGGAGACTGAGCCGGCGCTGACGCAAAGCCAGTGGTTGACCCTGGCCGAACAGGCCGATGCGATCGTGGTGCTGGGCTCGGGGCGGGAGCGTGGCGATCCGGCCTGGGGCAGCGACCAGCCGACCGGGGTCGGGCTTGAGCGCCAGCGTTACGCGGCGCGCCTGGCCAAGGCTTCCGGGTTACCGATCCTGACCAGCGGAGGCCTGCACTACGGCACGCCGCCCACGGAAGCGGCATTGATGGCCGAGTCGCTGCTGAACGATTTCGACGTGAAGGTGCGCTGGCAGGAAGGGCGCAGCCGCACGACCTGGGAGAACGCCCAATTCACTGCGCAAGTGCTGGAGCCGCAAGGTGTCAAACGTATAGTGCTGGTCACCCAGGCCTGGCATATGCAGCGGGCTGTCTGGAGTTTCGAGCAGGCAGGATTCACCGTGGTGCCGGCGCCGGTGGGATTCCTGGGGGTGGATAACGCCAGGCCGCTGGGCGGCTGGATGCCGGAGTTCAAGTCGATCTGGCAGAGCGGCCAGTTGCTGAACGAGGCGGTGGGGCTGGTGGGCTACAAACTGTTTTATCGTGGAGAGGACTAG